A single Chloroflexota bacterium DNA region contains:
- the ilvB gene encoding biosynthetic-type acetolactate synthase large subunit translates to MKMNGGQMVCESLIREGVDVIFGLPGGAILPLYQTLPEFPQLRHILVRHEQGAAHAADGYARVTGRPGVAWATSGPGATNLVTGIATAQMDSVPMVVITGQVGRAAIGSDAFQECDTTGITLPITKHNYLVMSAAEIPGVIKEAFYIANTGRPGPVLVDIPKDVFTEVAEFEYPEQIDLPGYSPTLKPHSGQVRRAARLIEEAERPVILAGHGVILSRAYDELLELAEKAQIPVITTLLGVSSFPTGHVLSAGWPGMHGMAYASLAIEEADLLIALGMRFDDRITGDTNTFAVNSKKIHVDIDPSEIGKNIAVDVPIVGDIKLVLQALNKRVKPLLHGDWISRIDELRSEHPLLGADSSDSLEMRYVVQAIDDATNGNAVIVTGVGQHQMWAAQYYSFKQPNSLVSSCGSGAMGYEVPGAMGAQVGAEDRVVWSVAGDGGFQMTMVELATLVENRIPVKFAIMNNNALGMVRQWQDFFYEHDHVATVYTGNPDFVRLAQAFGMLGIRVTDKSQVHSAIERAMLHPGPVIVDFIIENDDNVYPMIPAGMSVQQLIEEPSPVPLGVS, encoded by the coding sequence ATGAAGATGAATGGCGGGCAGATGGTCTGCGAGAGCCTCATTCGTGAAGGCGTGGATGTGATATTCGGGCTTCCCGGCGGGGCGATACTTCCCCTCTACCAAACATTGCCGGAGTTTCCGCAGCTGCGCCATATTCTGGTGCGCCACGAGCAGGGCGCGGCGCATGCCGCCGATGGCTACGCGCGTGTTACCGGACGCCCCGGCGTCGCGTGGGCGACGTCCGGTCCCGGCGCGACGAACCTAGTTACGGGCATCGCAACCGCACAGATGGACTCCGTGCCGATGGTCGTCATCACCGGACAGGTCGGCAGGGCTGCCATCGGCTCCGACGCCTTCCAAGAGTGTGACACCACTGGCATCACGCTGCCCATAACCAAGCACAACTACCTCGTGATGAGCGCCGCGGAGATTCCCGGCGTCATCAAAGAGGCGTTCTACATCGCCAATACCGGCAGGCCCGGTCCCGTACTGGTTGACATCCCCAAGGATGTGTTCACGGAAGTCGCGGAGTTCGAGTATCCGGAGCAGATCGACCTGCCGGGCTATAGTCCCACGCTGAAGCCGCACTCCGGACAGGTGCGCCGCGCCGCGCGGCTTATCGAAGAGGCGGAGCGCCCGGTGATATTGGCCGGACACGGCGTCATCCTGTCGCGCGCATACGACGAGCTGCTCGAACTTGCGGAGAAGGCGCAGATACCCGTTATCACCACACTGCTCGGCGTCAGCAGCTTTCCGACAGGGCATGTGTTATCCGCCGGCTGGCCCGGTATGCACGGCATGGCGTACGCCAGTCTCGCCATTGAAGAAGCAGACCTGCTCATTGCGCTCGGCATGCGCTTCGATGACAGAATCACGGGCGATACGAACACCTTTGCCGTCAATTCCAAGAAGATTCATGTGGACATTGACCCGTCCGAAATCGGCAAGAACATCGCCGTTGATGTGCCGATAGTTGGCGACATCAAGCTCGTATTGCAAGCACTGAACAAGCGCGTCAAGCCGCTATTGCACGGCGACTGGATTTCGCGCATAGACGAACTGCGGAGCGAACACCCTCTGCTGGGCGCGGACTCGTCCGACAGCCTTGAAATGCGCTATGTCGTGCAGGCGATAGACGATGCGACCAACGGCAACGCGGTCATCGTAACGGGCGTGGGGCAGCACCAGATGTGGGCGGCTCAGTACTACTCGTTCAAGCAGCCTAACTCGCTGGTATCGTCCTGTGGCTCCGGCGCGATGGGCTACGAAGTGCCGGGCGCGATGGGCGCGCAGGTCGGCGCGGAAGACCGCGTGGTATGGTCGGTCGCCGGAGACGGCGGCTTCCAGATGACGATGGTAGAACTCGCCACCCTCGTCGAAAACAGGATCCCGGTCAAGTTCGCCATAATGAACAACAACGCGCTCGGTATGGTGCGCCAGTGGCAGGACTTCTTCTACGAGCACGACCATGTGGCAACCGTGTACACCGGCAACCCGGACTTCGTGCGGCTGGCGCAGGCGTTCGGCATGCTCGGCATCCGCGTTACCGATAAAAGCCAAGTACACTCCGCGATAGAGCGCGCGATGCTGCACCCGGGTCCTGTCATAGTGGACTTCATAATCGAAAACGACGACAACGTGTATCCGATGATACCGGCCGGTATGTCGGTACAGCAATTGATAGAGGAGCCGTCGCCGGTGCCTCTGGGGGTGAGTTAA
- a CDS encoding 2,4-dihydroxyhept-2-ene-1,7-dioic acid aldolase, whose amino-acid sequence MRPNKLRQKLDAGEPTLSTHILSAWPSVVEAIGHTGIYDYVEFVAEYGSFDLHDLDNLCRAAELHGMGSMIKVDQSHQGFLAQRGVGAGFTSVLFTDCRSAADVRDCIREAKPDTPGIDGLYGVATRRNTYMGYGGSAEYVESLNDVVMAVMIEKKGAVDELEEILEIPELDMVQWGGSDFSMSIGVPGQRNHPDVLAAHDKTFKTAINMGVAPRAEIQSPDEAKKYLDMGVRHFSIGTDLAILYGWWKSNGEALLRAMQGE is encoded by the coding sequence ATGAGACCCAACAAGCTGAGGCAGAAACTAGACGCAGGCGAACCCACGCTGAGCACGCACATCCTTTCCGCTTGGCCCTCTGTCGTGGAGGCTATCGGACACACGGGCATCTACGACTATGTGGAATTCGTCGCGGAGTACGGCTCGTTCGACCTGCACGACCTCGACAACCTGTGCCGCGCCGCCGAGTTGCACGGCATGGGTTCGATGATTAAGGTTGACCAGAGCCATCAGGGATTCCTGGCGCAGCGCGGCGTGGGCGCAGGCTTCACCAGCGTGCTGTTCACGGACTGCCGCAGCGCCGCCGACGTGCGCGACTGCATCCGCGAGGCAAAGCCGGACACGCCGGGCATTGATGGCTTGTACGGCGTCGCCACGCGCCGTAATACATACATGGGCTATGGCGGATCCGCCGAGTATGTCGAATCGCTGAACGATGTGGTCATGGCGGTGATGATTGAAAAGAAGGGCGCCGTGGACGAACTGGAGGAGATTCTGGAGATTCCGGAACTCGACATGGTGCAGTGGGGCGGCTCGGACTTCTCCATGAGCATCGGCGTTCCCGGCCAGCGCAATCACCCGGATGTCCTCGCCGCGCACGACAAGACCTTCAAAACCGCTATCAACATGGGCGTTGCGCCGCGCGCCGAGATTCAGTCGCCGGACGAGGCGAAGAAATACCTCGACATGGGCGTGCGCCACTTCTCCATAGGCACGGACCTGGCGATACTCTACGGCTGGTGGAAGAGCAACGGCGAAGCGCTGCTGCGCGCGATGCAGGGCGAATAG
- a CDS encoding uracil phosphoribosyltransferase gives MKSGLLSTLRDRTTGTADFRKASDELARLLCAETLEGLGDEAARGLMLVPVLRAGLALLPAFTRALPDAPVAFIGIARDEDTAQPDLYYTRFPEVMPTRALIIDPMLATAGTACLVTELLMREGYAPDAMHFVGVLASREGMERLAGVIPRGNISVVAVDPELDARNFIVPGIGDYGDRYFGT, from the coding sequence ACTCTCCGCGACCGCACCACTGGCACCGCAGACTTCCGAAAGGCGTCGGATGAGCTGGCGCGATTGCTGTGCGCGGAGACGCTGGAGGGGCTGGGCGACGAGGCTGCGCGCGGGCTGATGCTCGTGCCTGTGCTGCGTGCGGGTCTGGCGTTGCTGCCGGCGTTCACGCGTGCGTTGCCGGATGCGCCGGTCGCGTTCATCGGCATCGCGCGGGATGAAGATACGGCTCAGCCGGATTTGTATTACACGCGATTTCCCGAGGTGATGCCGACAAGAGCTCTCATCATAGATCCGATGCTTGCTACTGCCGGAACGGCATGCCTCGTTACCGAACTACTGATGCGCGAGGGCTATGCACCTGACGCCATGCACTTCGTCGGTGTTCTGGCATCGCGCGAGGGCATGGAGCGGCTTGCCGGCGTGATTCCGCGCGGAAACATCAGCGTGGTCGCGGTTGACCCGGAGCTGGACGCGCGGAATTTCATCGTGCCGGGGATTGGCGACTATGGAGACAGATATTTTGGGACATAG